A window of Longispora fulva contains these coding sequences:
- a CDS encoding TIM-barrel domain-containing protein — MTSPPRRLRLLLGGLLIGTALSVCPISPASAATAGNVTGLTQAGNVYNIATNSSAKARVTFARADIFRIELAPTGTYSDPAGTDITIKTSFGYSAPAFTDAGTYYRVTTSSVSLRINKSPLTFATYKADNTTLLWSESAPLNWTGSQTTQSLTQGPSEQYYGTGLRLGEWALRGKTVPVKIDNAWNENDNASPAPFYMSTNGYGVLRNTWAPGSYAFTGPSALTHDENRFDAYYFAGNGPGDLKGVLNAYTDVTGKPFLAPMWGLEVGNADCFNASNPTYQGDHNRVGHQVTPDVVAYATDARNKNMPSGWFLPNDGYGCGYTNLSTAASGLAAKGFHTGLWTSTGLNGMPGEIAAGSRAVKTDVAWIGGGYKSAFTGVNQAVNGIESNSDARRFVWTVDGWAGTQRNAVVWTGDTEGNWDNMRWHVPAIAGAGLSGLNYASGDIDGIFQGSPATYARDLQWKAFTPALMTMSGWGPTNPSTGYNDKQPWRWAEPTLSINRKYLQLKMRLMPYMYTMSANATTTGTPAVRAMVLDYPNDPVARGNQTSGEFLSGDSFLVAPVVTNTTTRDGIYLPAGTWTDYWTGQVYQGPTTLNGYNAPLDTLPLFVKGGAIVPMWPQMNYTGEKAVSTLTYDLYPRGTSNFTLYEDDGITRAYKTGASATQAVTMTAPTSGTGDITVDVGASVGTYTGKPTSRGYEFTTHLAGAPTSVTLGGTTLTKHASKAAYDSAPTGWYFDGKVLWTKAGAQSAGFSVTMTGATLPGSTVPPTGSQPIPRTGWSVLLADSQETASANNAATNAIDGNSSTIWHTKWTGGTLPHEIQIDLGASYNVDSLQVLPRQDGGANGRIGSYEIYVSDSPTGWGTAVATGTFSDTATEKTVTFAAKSGRYVRLRALTEAGNRGPWTSVAELNATSAV, encoded by the coding sequence ATGACCTCTCCCCCTCGCAGACTCCGACTGCTCCTCGGAGGACTCCTGATCGGCACGGCTCTGAGCGTGTGCCCGATCTCCCCGGCCAGCGCGGCGACCGCCGGGAACGTCACCGGATTGACCCAGGCGGGCAACGTCTACAACATCGCGACGAACAGCTCGGCGAAGGCGCGGGTGACGTTCGCACGCGCGGACATCTTCCGGATCGAGCTTGCCCCGACCGGGACGTACAGTGACCCCGCCGGCACGGACATCACGATCAAGACCAGTTTCGGGTACAGCGCTCCGGCGTTCACCGACGCCGGCACGTACTACCGGGTCACGACGAGTTCGGTGTCGTTGCGGATCAACAAGTCCCCGCTGACATTCGCCACGTACAAGGCCGACAACACGACGCTGCTGTGGTCGGAGTCGGCCCCGCTGAACTGGACCGGATCGCAGACCACCCAGTCGCTGACCCAGGGCCCCAGCGAGCAGTACTACGGCACCGGGCTGCGGCTCGGCGAGTGGGCGCTGCGCGGGAAGACGGTACCCGTCAAGATCGACAATGCGTGGAACGAGAACGACAACGCGTCCCCGGCGCCGTTCTACATGTCCACCAACGGCTACGGGGTGCTGCGCAACACCTGGGCACCGGGTTCCTACGCGTTCACCGGGCCCTCGGCGTTGACCCACGACGAGAACCGGTTCGACGCGTACTACTTCGCCGGCAACGGTCCCGGTGACCTCAAAGGCGTGCTGAACGCGTACACCGACGTCACCGGCAAGCCGTTCCTGGCCCCGATGTGGGGCCTGGAGGTCGGCAACGCCGACTGCTTCAACGCCTCCAACCCCACGTATCAGGGCGACCACAACCGGGTCGGCCACCAGGTGACCCCGGACGTCGTCGCGTACGCCACGGACGCCCGCAACAAGAACATGCCGTCGGGCTGGTTCCTCCCGAACGACGGCTACGGCTGCGGCTACACGAACCTCTCCACGGCCGCGAGTGGCCTGGCCGCCAAGGGATTCCACACCGGACTGTGGACGTCCACCGGATTGAACGGCATGCCGGGTGAGATCGCCGCCGGATCGCGCGCGGTGAAAACGGATGTCGCCTGGATCGGCGGCGGCTACAAGAGCGCGTTCACCGGGGTCAACCAGGCGGTCAACGGGATCGAATCGAACTCCGACGCCCGCCGGTTCGTCTGGACGGTCGACGGCTGGGCCGGTACGCAGCGCAACGCGGTGGTGTGGACCGGGGACACCGAAGGCAACTGGGACAACATGCGCTGGCACGTGCCCGCCATCGCCGGAGCAGGCCTGTCCGGACTCAACTACGCCTCCGGCGACATCGACGGCATCTTCCAGGGCTCGCCGGCCACCTACGCCCGCGACCTGCAATGGAAGGCCTTCACCCCGGCACTGATGACCATGTCCGGCTGGGGACCCACCAACCCGTCGACCGGCTACAACGACAAGCAGCCGTGGCGGTGGGCCGAGCCGACGCTGAGCATCAACCGCAAATACCTGCAACTCAAGATGCGGCTGATGCCCTACATGTACACGATGAGCGCCAACGCCACCACGACCGGCACCCCGGCCGTGCGGGCCATGGTCCTCGACTACCCCAACGACCCGGTCGCACGCGGCAACCAGACCTCCGGTGAGTTCCTGTCCGGCGACTCGTTCCTCGTCGCGCCAGTGGTGACGAACACGACCACCCGTGACGGCATCTACCTGCCCGCCGGCACCTGGACGGACTACTGGACCGGCCAGGTCTACCAGGGCCCCACCACCCTCAACGGCTACAACGCGCCCCTCGACACGCTGCCCCTGTTCGTCAAGGGCGGCGCGATCGTGCCGATGTGGCCGCAGATGAACTACACCGGCGAGAAGGCCGTCTCGACGTTGACCTACGACCTCTACCCGCGCGGCACCTCGAACTTCACCCTCTACGAGGACGACGGCATCACCCGCGCCTACAAGACCGGCGCGTCCGCCACCCAGGCCGTGACCATGACCGCCCCGACGTCCGGGACCGGCGACATCACCGTCGACGTCGGCGCTTCCGTCGGCACCTACACCGGCAAACCCACCAGCCGTGGCTACGAGTTCACCACCCACCTCGCCGGCGCACCGACCAGCGTCACCCTCGGCGGCACCACGCTGACCAAGCACGCCTCGAAGGCGGCCTACGACAGCGCGCCGACCGGCTGGTACTTCGACGGCAAGGTCCTGTGGACCAAGGCCGGCGCACAATCAGCAGGGTTCTCCGTCACCATGACCGGGGCCACCCTGCCCGGCTCCACCGTCCCACCCACCGGCTCGCAGCCCATCCCCAGGACCGGCTGGTCGGTGCTGTTGGCCGACAGCCAGGAAACCGCGTCGGCGAACAACGCGGCCACCAACGCCATCGACGGGAACTCCTCCACCATCTGGCACACCAAATGGACCGGCGGCACCCTCCCGCACGAGATCCAGATCGACCTGGGAGCGAGCTACAACGTCGACTCGTTGCAGGTCCTCCCCCGCCAGGACGGCGGAGCCAACGGCCGCATCGGCTCCTACGAGATCTACGTCTCCGACTCCCCGACCGGCTGGGGAACAGCGGTGGCCACGGGGACGTTCTCGGACACCGCCACCGAGAAGACGGTGACGTTCGCCGCGAAGAGCGGCCGCTACGTCCGGCTTCGAGCCCTCACCGAAGCCGGCAACCGGGGACCGTGGACCTCGGTGGCCGAACTGAACGCGACCTCAGCCGTCTGA
- a CDS encoding RICIN domain-containing protein: MSTSRTWTGLLIVAATALSPAVADASAAINAYGGNVSVSWSVSGVPSAGLTNITFPITVNPATVHAAGTYFAQQYNFRNNSTGGYTGLQPRANLNGHERLHGVFSSFTNGATSTDPNCHNGADGGAGVSCASDFDAVYGHTYAVTVARTGTDTWTGTATDTVTGASSHIGTYRMPTGSGNLNGSHSGFVEYYSTTTNCAQLPRTDVVFGGPTSTDGNLTGTTRANYEYGECTGQANFQAGNVGNGVHVTRGWGGTTPTPGTVVRNTGSGRCLDDPAGNTNNGTRMAIGDCTGASNQTWTSTSGNALTLGGKCLDAYAGGTSPGTAVILWDCHGGTNQQWVFGADGAIRGTQSGLCLSPSGGATGNGTLVVLATCTGQPIQRWTRG; this comes from the coding sequence ATGTCCACATCCAGAACCTGGACGGGACTACTGATCGTGGCCGCCACGGCCCTGTCCCCCGCGGTCGCGGACGCGTCCGCGGCGATCAACGCCTACGGCGGCAACGTGTCGGTGAGCTGGTCGGTGTCCGGCGTCCCCTCCGCCGGCCTGACGAACATCACCTTCCCCATCACGGTCAACCCGGCGACGGTGCACGCCGCCGGGACGTACTTCGCCCAGCAGTACAACTTCCGGAACAACTCCACCGGCGGTTACACCGGGCTGCAGCCCCGGGCGAACCTCAACGGCCACGAGCGGCTGCACGGCGTCTTCTCCAGCTTCACGAACGGCGCGACGTCCACCGACCCCAACTGCCACAACGGAGCCGACGGCGGGGCCGGGGTCAGCTGCGCCTCGGACTTCGACGCCGTCTACGGCCACACCTACGCCGTCACCGTCGCGCGCACCGGCACGGACACGTGGACCGGCACCGCGACCGACACGGTGACCGGCGCGTCCAGCCACATCGGCACGTACCGGATGCCCACCGGCAGCGGCAACCTCAACGGCTCGCACAGCGGCTTCGTCGAGTACTACAGCACCACGACGAACTGCGCGCAGCTGCCCAGGACCGACGTGGTCTTCGGCGGCCCGACGTCCACCGACGGCAACCTGACCGGCACCACCCGGGCGAACTACGAGTACGGCGAGTGCACCGGCCAGGCCAACTTCCAGGCCGGCAATGTCGGCAACGGTGTCCACGTGACCCGGGGCTGGGGCGGCACCACCCCGACCCCCGGCACTGTGGTGCGCAACACCGGTTCCGGCCGGTGCCTGGACGACCCCGCCGGCAACACGAACAACGGCACCCGGATGGCGATCGGGGACTGCACCGGGGCGAGCAACCAGACGTGGACGTCCACGTCCGGCAACGCGCTGACCCTCGGTGGCAAGTGCCTCGACGCGTACGCCGGCGGCACCTCCCCGGGCACCGCCGTGATCCTGTGGGACTGCCACGGCGGCACCAACCAGCAGTGGGTCTTCGGAGCCGACGGCGCGATCCGCGGCACCCAGTCGGGGCTGTGCCTGTCCCCGTCCGGCGGCGCGACCGGCAACGGCACCCTCGTGGTCCTCGCCACCTGCACCGGCCAGCCGATCCAGCGCTGGACCCGCGGCTAG
- a CDS encoding IS110 family transposase — translation MGQVRARVWVGVDAGKGHHWAVAVDEVGASVWSKKIDNDETAILNAIGEAGALAEQADWAVDISGTASALLLALLAAAGHRPVYVPGRTVNRMAGGYRGEAKTDARDAYVIAETARLRRDFAPIDVPGELVTELALLTAHRSDLIADRVRMINRLRDLLTGVFPALERAFDYSAAKGPLILLTGFQTPAALRRRGRSRLEAWLVKRGVRSADTVADKAMTAAAAQTVALPGEAVAADLVADLARQILALDERIGGIDKQIGATFRCHPQAEIIESLPGMGPILGAEFLASVGDLTAYADSGRLASAAGLAPVPRDSGRRTGNLHRPKRYNRRLRRLFYLSAQTAMMRPGPSRDYYLKKRAEGQRHVQAVIALARRRVDVLWALLRDGRLFTPNAPVTHTA, via the coding sequence GTGGGGCAGGTTCGGGCCCGGGTCTGGGTCGGCGTTGACGCCGGCAAGGGCCATCACTGGGCGGTCGCCGTCGATGAAGTCGGCGCCTCGGTATGGTCGAAGAAGATCGACAACGACGAGACGGCGATCCTGAACGCGATCGGCGAGGCCGGAGCGCTGGCTGAGCAGGCCGACTGGGCAGTTGACATCTCCGGGACGGCCTCGGCGTTGTTGCTCGCGTTGCTTGCCGCGGCCGGTCACCGGCCGGTCTATGTCCCCGGCCGGACGGTCAACCGGATGGCCGGCGGCTATCGGGGCGAAGCCAAGACCGACGCGCGTGACGCCTACGTGATCGCCGAAACCGCGCGGCTGCGCCGGGACTTCGCCCCGATCGATGTGCCGGGCGAACTCGTGACCGAGCTGGCGTTGCTCACCGCCCACCGATCCGATCTGATCGCCGACCGGGTCCGGATGATCAACCGGCTGCGTGACCTGCTCACAGGCGTGTTCCCCGCGCTGGAACGCGCATTCGACTACTCGGCCGCCAAGGGACCACTGATCCTGCTGACAGGGTTTCAGACCCCGGCGGCCCTGCGCCGACGCGGTCGCAGCCGCCTGGAAGCCTGGCTGGTCAAACGAGGTGTCCGTAGTGCCGACACCGTCGCTGACAAGGCGATGACCGCAGCCGCCGCTCAGACGGTGGCACTGCCCGGTGAGGCGGTGGCCGCCGACCTGGTCGCCGACCTCGCCAGGCAGATCCTCGCCCTGGATGAGCGCATCGGCGGCATCGACAAGCAGATCGGCGCGACGTTTCGCTGCCACCCGCAGGCCGAGATCATCGAGTCGCTGCCCGGCATGGGCCCGATCCTCGGCGCGGAATTTCTCGCGTCCGTCGGAGACCTGACCGCCTACGCCGACTCCGGCAGGCTGGCCTCGGCCGCAGGCCTCGCCCCGGTTCCCCGTGACTCCGGACGCCGGACCGGCAACCTGCACCGGCCCAAACGCTACAACCGCCGACTGCGACGACTGTTCTACCTGTCGGCCCAGACCGCGATGATGCGCCCCGGACCCTCCCGCGACTACTACCTGAAGAAACGTGCCGAAGGACAACGCCACGTCCAGGCCGTCATCGCCCTGGCCCGCCGCCGCGTCGACGTGCTGTGGGCCCTGCTGCGCGACGGAAGACTGTTCACCCCCAACGCACCCGTCACGCATACGGCTTGA